DNA from Zonotrichia leucophrys gambelii isolate GWCS_2022_RI chromosome 5, RI_Zleu_2.0, whole genome shotgun sequence:
GGCAGTGCTCCTGCTGGTGTGATGGGCACAGGAATGTCACCGCGGGCATGACAGTGAAGATCGCATAGGAGGCCCAGTATCTGATATGgaccagcacccacagcaggcGCAGAGGagggtcacagcagcagcagagcttggAGAAGTTCCGCATATATCGCTCGTTGTTGCCGAACGTCACCTGGTACAGTCCCCAGTAGCAGGAGAAAACTGAGAGCTGGAAAACGAAGTTCATGTACATCAAGGGCAAGACAGGAGAGCAGGACACGTCCTCCACCAGGAtgaggagggcagaggggaccgcaaagaggaggaagaggaagtcGAGAAGAGCCAGGATAAAGATGCCATTGTTTTTGAATATCAGGCTGAGGAGGCCGATGACAGCCCCgttcccagccagcccacagaGGCAGATGAGCAGTGTCACACTGTGTATGGCCACACTGGTGACATCTGTCTCACACAGATGATATCCTTCAGTAGGTgaggcaggagatggggacacGGTGCTCACCTCCATGGATGGAcgctgggcaggcagtgggatgtgGCCCTGGCTGTGGTCAGAGTGGATGGGCAGTCAGTGCTTGGAGAATCCAGGGTTGGACCATgtggctcctcagcagctccctgcagcgGGAAGGATTCAGTGGGGAGGAGTGAGAtgtgcaggggaggagggcagTGGAAATTGTGGggtgggagaaggaggagatggGCTGGGCTGTTGTGCAGGGGATTGATAAGGAAGAGAGAATAAACATTTTCAACTCTCCTGAAGTTCCTTAAAGACTAACTGGGCCAACAGATAAAAATATGTAATGATGTGGACCCTGGTGATAAATGTGGCTGGAGCCAGAGCAGAAACAGATAAGGAGGTCCACAGTATTTTTAGGGCAAGTTCTGTAACAAGAAGCAAGAGCCCAGGGCCAAAGGAAAAGTTTAGGGCAGGGTCACCTTTAATATCTCAGCACTCAGTGAAAGCAACCATCAGAGACCCCTCTGAATGAACCTCAAGGGCCATCAGAGGACACTCAGTAGGAAGTGGATGCATGGAAATCAGTTCTAGGAAAATGGTATTTACATTTATGTTAATGGTGTTCTTTAGATAAGAAAAGCTTTTAATGTCTATGTATGGTTATAATGATTAACAACACTGATGTAAAGTCTCacaacacacacagaaataatgaGAGAAACTTCTGCGTGTCCTGCTGCCTAATAGTTCACTGGTAAAATGATTAGTTGGTGTTAGGAACTTTATTCTGTCTGATTTTGGTGTCACTCCTCATCCATGCCACGCCAcgccatcccaccccatcccatcccatcccatcccatcccatcccatcccatcccatcccatcccatcccatcccatcccatcccatcccatcccgatGGGTTCCCAGTCCCTGgcctctccctggctgcaggtgtggcctgttgggctctgctgctctccagtggGAGATTTGGGATTggtggcacccagagccctcctgccccctccagcccctgtcTGCCTGATGCCTTGGGCTGGCTCCCTGGAACAGAGGCCAGAGCAGGTGAAGAGAATAAAAGGAGGCATTGATGAAAGGCCTTCAAAAGGTTCACCTTGGGCTCTCCAAGCCTCTGAGAGGGGCTGCACCCAAAATGTAAAAtggtcatgagtttttcagacagatataagtttggtccatttacaaATCAGGGGTTAATCCTCCAATTACATCTTCAGGTAAAGAAGTCATTTAGCCCCGGTTTGCCCTCCCCAATTCATTTTTGTCTGTACTTTTCTGGGCCTGAGGCAGTAGAGTGTCCTTGAATTTCAGGCCTAgagggattgttttgtctgaccaaaatgtgCAGACAGTTAACTAACACTTTCCATGGAGTTTAGAGTTATGCACTAATGCAGTACAGGATATGAAAAATAGAAAGGctaaaatcctaaggcatcaTGCCCACTCTGACATCCTCTAGGAATGCCCCCCAGGCTGCCTTCCCCTCCAGATAGCCCcgctcctctcctgccccactCAGGAGCCCCAGCAGTGTTTGTGCTCCTCCTGGCAATTCCATGCTTCTGCAGCCCAATGAACAGCAGTGGAGCCATCCCTGTAGTGCCTCTTGTTTGTGTGCAAAGGAGGTTggggggctggagagcagggatggagctggggaggggcatCTCCAAGAGAAAGACGGCCCCAAAGCCTTCCGGGGCAGGCTGGGGTGAGCAGCCCGTGGGGAGGGAGTGGAGCCTGAGgcccggggctgggagggatgggaaggacGGGAGGTGGGTGGGCTGCATGGGGAGTGGGATGGGAGGGTGGTGTGGGAGGGGTGGGAcatgatggagctgctgggaagatGTGGTGGGAAGGTGTGGTGGGGCTGGAGAGAAGGTGTGGGGTGTGGTGGTGCTGGAGAGAAGGTGTGGGATGTGTTGCTGTTGGCGGCCTCAGGGAAGCCCCAGGGAGGGGGGTGGTGCACCATGGAGCCCATGGTGACAAACACAGGTGTCACCCTGCTCCTGGAagggggtggctgtgctgaggatcacggcctcctcctctccttgctgctgcacCACCTGAgcctgctgagggagcagctgaaggcagtggagaggaagaatttctgaagGCAGACAGACCTTTGCACCTGgctcacaaaattaaaaattaaagatctCAGGGGAGATCTCTGCTGTGACACTCACAGAGCACTCGGGGTGGGGAATGCTGAGCCCCTGGGCCATCGtgtctgtgccagcccagctctggcactggggATCGTGgttgctgcagggagcacaaaccatggctgtgtcccctcttaCAGCATGGAGTTTAAGTCTAACAGCAAAAGCGTGCTAGACTAATAAAAATTTTGAGTCAAAATTGTGAACATATTGGAAATTTGTTTGCCATAGACAGGTTCAAAGAAACAACAATGATCCAGGATTTTTATACACTATAATGTGCCAGACTTTTTACAGATGCTCCCCAAAATGCTCCCAATACAGTATATTTTGATATCGGTGTTTTAATTATTACCAGAATATGCTGTCTATCTTTGTTTAATGGATAAACCAGGTTTTTTCAGGTAAAGAGTGTTTTATTGGCAGTGCTTCAATGCTGGTGAAGATCGTCCATGCCCTGTCGCCCTGCTCTGTCAATGGGAAagacagaggggctgggggaaagAAAGGTGATTTAAAGTTTAATTTCACTTTTCATTACCATCTTCTGAATCTGTTAATAATAATTTACTTGATACCAGAAAATTTGAACCGTTTTTTTGTGTAGAGTGTTTTTTCTCCCAGTTCTCATTTCAACTCATGAGCcctttgttaatttttgtttccctctcctctgcccagctgagagcaggagaaggTGAGTGAACGGCTTTCACGGGTGCCTGGCGTTTGGCCAGTGCCAAACCACAACAGGCTTGCAGCAGGTTATCAGCATCAGAGCCCACATTTCTTACTGACAGTACCCCTGATGATGCAATAAAAGTTATTGGAGACCAGAtgttggggtgctggggtgccCCTTGCAGCCCTTCACCAGagctcatcctcctcctcctcagccttgCGAATACTTGTGGTTGTTTTTTCCTGATCTCACCCCTTTgcaagcagggacaccttccactagaccgGGCTGCttcaaaccccatccagcctggcctggaacacctccagggatggggaggccAGAGCATCTCtgggaacctgtgccagggcctctccaccctcacagggaagaatttcttcccaatactCCCCCTAACCCTgttctctggcagtgggaagccattccgccttgtcctgtcacttcagGCCTTTGTCCAACGTGCCTCTCCAGTTCTTGGAGCCtctttaggccctggaaggggctctaaggtctccctgaagccttcccttctccaggctgaacagccccagctcagagaCCTCAGAGAAGCCACAGGGAGGGGGTTGATGCCCCGTGGAGACAATGGTGACAAAGACAGATGTCACCCTGCTCCTGGAagggggtggctgtgctgaggagcacGGACTGCTCCTCCCCTTGGAGCTGCACCATCCCAGCCCGCTGAGGGAGAGGCCAAAGCCAGGgcagaggaagaatttctgaagGCACAAAACCACCAGCAAGGAAATCAGTAAAAACCAGGTTTAATATTAAGCAAACCAATGTGCTATCCctatttgtgtgtttgtgtgtattcAAGGGCGTATGACAAAAGGACAGCGTGGGTAaggattaaaaggaaaatggcTTAAAAGCTTTAAAGCACTCAAACCTAACAGTAGTTTAGTTACACCTTGAATTTTGCAATTCAGCAGAGGAATTTAACCTTTTTAATGCCTGATAGTTCCTTGCAGACCTGCCCCAGTGAGATGTCTCAGATACTAACACAGctgagagagcagcatttctgccacatttgcCCGAGCAGATGCAGACGTGTGTGCACACagccagccaggcaggcagagtgAGTGCAAGGTGCCTGTGAGCAATTGCCCTGGCAGGCAGTGAAATGCTCCCTGCGGATCCCTTTgcatctcctccctgggccaagggctgggcctgcagccctggggggatGGGCCCAGGAGCCGTGGGCGTTgggggatcagcccagggcagcagccgggagagatcccagctgggagaggccccagtgccagggagctTCTGCTCAGCGCTGCtgggcccagcagagctccaagGCTCTCCTTTGGGGCCGCTGCTCACAGGGCCCCAAGGCATGGGCGGCACTCACAGCAATGGTTCAGCCTGGCCACACTTGGGGCCGGCAGCTTCCTGGgacagtggcagagcagggatgctgtggcaTCCAGGGCAGTACAATAATTTCCAAGGCTGTTGATAAAAGCCCAGGAGGTGGTTGGACAGCAGCAgttgctgggagcagagggtgtTTCTGATCAGCGccacaggagctgagcccaggggctgctcctcaagGCTGAGGCCTCCCAAGCACGGatcagagcccagagcagcctggaaaggggctggggatgcaccTGCACAGGGAGGATGATCCTGTGGGTATTTATTGATCAGGAGACTCTAGGAATCTCTCAGCCACAGTCCTTGGGTCCTTCAGCAGCGCAGTGGAAGGGATAAACAGGCTCAGATCCCACTGGGATCATTGccaaaacctcccctggtgccaAGAAAGCAAACTGAGCTGAGAATTCCCATTTCCGTCATTGCAATGCAGGCTCACACAGCCCAAGGGAAGGACAGCACTCAGTTGCTTGCAGAATaggcagcagcacttggagcCCACCCTGATTACTGCCAATCCTCTTGATGATGCAATGAAAGCTATCAGGGACTAGGGTGCTGTGATCTCCTTTCCAGCCCATCATTCGggctcatcctcctcctcctcagacaAGGGAGcccttgtgtttgtttttaccTGACCCCATCcctcagggcagcctgtgccagggcctcagcaccctcacagggaaggatttcttcccaatatccaagcTAAACCCACCCTCTGTCAGTGGGAAGCCaatcccccttgtcctgtcactccatgcccctgtccaaagtccctctcaaCCTCTCCTGGAGCCCTATCAGCTGCTGGATCATGAAGTGTTTGCCCTTGAAAGTATTGGGCTGGTGAGGGGATGTGAGATTCCATAGCTGGGGACACAAACATGGTGTCAGCAGGAAGACAGGTGACAGTTCTGGTCCCCAGGCCAGCAGTTTccagcaggagcatcccagaTCCCTGAGGCACATGTCAGGCTGGGTGGGAATCATCTCACTTCAGCTTCTTAGGAATTTCTTGGAATTCACTGTAGGCTGCTGTCTGACTGCCAAGGAGTGTAGAGGATGACTCAGATGAAACCTGCAACTTTCTAAGGATTAAAGTCATGGTGTCGGCGATGCAGAGAGAGATGAGGAGACTGACTCGATGATCAGAATCTGATTTTATTGTGGGATACAAACGTTTATATACTATTTCAGGGTGACCAGTAATGTGTACTGCAATGATTAGGTAAAAATCACATACACAACCTTATGCGTATAACAACATCTCTTACTTGAACagtttaatgggattttctttttcctgtaatCCTGCctgatttattctttttgcaGTCTAGGTCtaatttttaaagttctgtttgcttttgccaaggcaACCTGTTATCACATCTCTTATGTTAACCAGGTCCAAAGTCCATCATCTGTCTTGTGTCCCCCAACATTCCAACACCACGCGAGTAGCATTGATTTGCCTCTTCTCAGAAGAAGTGACCTGGCTGAACTCCTAAATCATCCCTCTGCTGTGTGCCAGTGCTCCAGCTCATGCATAGAATTTATTATTGCATGAATCCTCTTGGAAACTGTATGGTGCAGGTGAAATACCACTGAACTTGCAGTATACAAGGGGGAAACCTAGatttgaaacagaaatcaaaGTTTAACAGCATATTTGAAGTGCAGGGCCCGAGCATCCAGCCCAGAAATGAGAGGGGACAAGTTCAGGCAGTTCAAAAGACAAGATTATGGGACTGGAGTTGCTTTAAAATAGAATAGAAGCTGAGATAGAGCCCAAGTGCTTTGGGCACAGGTGTGGTTGCTGAGGCTCTCTCCCGTTGCTCATTTCCCGGGTACagtgaagagcagctgaggagcagagccctgagcccgTGGCAggctctgaggcagctgcctgtgtGTGAGAGCCCTGGAGAACACGAGGCAGCAcggagagcaggggctgtggcaggagctgggacagagcccGCGCCGGACGCTGCTCGGGCTCAGCCCGCAGGCTGCGCTCCCCTTTCCCAAGGGACCATTCCAGGGAACCTCCTGCAGATCCcggcccagggacagcagctggagcctggcagcTGAGGGCAGTGCACTGCGGGCAAGTTCTCCAGGCTGCCAGAGGAAACCAGGTCAGACTCTTCTCTTCCACCTTGATCAGGGCCTTGTCATTGGGTGGAACCTGGTTATTGATTTTGGGGGCAGAACTGAGGTCTGTAGGGAATTCAAAGCTATAAATAATGTGGGAAATTGAGGGAATATTGAAACGCATGTCCTGCTGAAGGAATCCAGCAGCTCAGTGATATCAGCTGACACCTGAGAGTCCAGCTCAGATCCATCCCAAAGCCATTTGCTCTCTGTTATTTCCATGGGCaatcctctcctgctccaattGCTTTCCTGTTTCAGCTCTGTCCTATCCACAGCCAGGAAGGAGATATCTCCCTGGCTTTTGTGCCAGGCACACAGGACCAGGCTCCCACATCCTCCTTGCCATCTGTCCTGTCCCTcacccctccctgtgctgctccacatGGAAGCTGTGGGtgggaaaagatgggaaaagcCACGTTTGGGGGACAGCAGCGTTGCTCTGGTGTGTCTGTTTGTCACCCCTGCAGCTGTGTGAgggcaggagaagcagaagaggtGTCACTATGAGCACTTTgtcccctggcacagagggagTCAGCCCTGCTTGCTGGAGCCAGCCAGGTGGGAAGGCATCCCAGTGGAGCTGGAATGAGGAGAGCCACGACAACTGGAGCCAGTGTGACAGCAGGCAGTGGAGCAAAGTGCCTgtcccgctgctgctgctgctgctgctgtgcctgtgtgggatggtgggaatggggctgtgctctggctcCTCGGCCAACAGCAGTGCCCTCCCTCTGATTGActtcctggctgggagctgtgcaaaGGAATTCACCCCTTGAATGTTGCCTTCAGAGGGCATTTTGAGGATTTGTCCAGACGCAGGGACAGGGCAACACAGTGGAGTCATTATCAAGTGGAATAATCATGAAAGAGAGGCATCATAAAATAGAACCATAAAATATCCAGAGTTGGAAGGGAGCCACAAAGATCACTGAATTCAgttcctggccctgctcaggacatcccagcaatcccagcctgtgcctgagagcattgtccaaatgctccttgagctctgtcaggctggtgctgtgtgcagcaggggAACTCCAGGCTGGTGTGGTTACTGGATGACCTGAGGAATCCTCATAGAATTGTTTGTCTTGGAAGGAACCTTAGCtatcatctcattccatctcTCCTTCTGCCATGGGTAAGGAGACCCAGGAAAACTTTTGGTTTGAAATCGTTGCTCTTTTGAATAGAAGCTCAGGTGGGGAGTGGTCTGGGTGACACTGGAGACAAGGAAGGTGCTGGGAAGCAGAAAAAGTATATTGGAGGATCATGATCCTTCTGCACTTATCTTGGGAGAAATCCCCTGGCTGAAATGTCATTTCCTGGATAAGAAGTTCTACTGTGGAAAGTTTCTGCTTTCCAAATGGCAGGAAAATAGGAGATGGGAGAGAAAAACCGTTTCAGATGTCAAAGTCTCACTCTCTCATGTGTGTCTCCAAAGCCTGACTCCACCCACTGCTTTCACTCTCAGTTCCCTTTCCAGAAGCAATGTCACATTGCTTTCCCCTGGATTTAAGGCAGTGGGAAAAGGAGGGACAACTTCCCCCTGAGCAAGAgatgtggctgctgcccaggtcTCTCCCAGGAGGAATCAGGAGCTCTTGGCACTGCCAACATCATCCCAAGCATTGCAGGCACGTGCCTTAGGAAGGGCTCTGATATCAGACAGgaacctgccctgctcccagagcagccagaggctTTAGAATGGcacaaaagaaggaaatgagccATTTTGGATACTGTTCAACAGGGACAGGTCCTGCAGTGAAGCCTAGATGTTGTTTATTCAACAGATTCAGAGGCTGGGACTACCACAGTGGAATCAAACAAAAACCATGAGTCCAAATCTGATTGAGGGGTGGTTACAGAATGACAAAGATCAGGACAGGCTGgactgtggctggagctgctgtgcagagtggctgtgcagctcctcctgagggTGGCCAGGTTCAGGATGGAGGTGCTCAAGGGCTTCCCTGGACACTGATGCTGGGGAACCAGAGGATGGATGGCCCCATTCTGCAGAAGAGCAGCATAACCCCCTAATTTCTGTGCAATTCAATGGTCCAAGCATCTGGTGATGGGAATTTCCATATTCCATGTACTTTCTGGATACAGACACAGGAGTTCAGTGGAGTTCACCATCGACCCTGCACTTTCCTCAGAAGGATTCAATTCTGGAATTGAAGAATGTGACAAATTCCCACTGAAAGGATAAGGGAATGttgctgtccctccccagctctgcagccctacctggtgtcccttcccatcagctgggaa
Protein-coding regions in this window:
- the LOC135448531 gene encoding mas-related G-protein coupled receptor member H-like isoform X1 — encoded protein: MEVSTVSPSPASPTEGYHLCETDVTSVAIHSVTLLICLCGLAGNGAVIGLLSLIFKNNGIFILALLDFLFLLFAVPSALLILVEDVSCSPVLPLMYMNFVFQLSVFSCYWGLYQVTFGNNERYMRNFSKLCCCCDPPLRLLWVLVHIRYWASYAIFTVMPAVTFLCPSHQQEHCRAALISMYLIILLLIAAPMLVSSTGDFIRAKWGSQQQQPEKRNIIIFVIGLLALILSLWNFLQEFGYITVPSQVVFLLACIHSSIKPFIYFLLGRCWRPCSMESLRLSLQRVFEGQKIKTAHKNDATRDTQV